The genome window GTCGACGACTGCCTGGTAGAGGCTGGGCCAGATTCGTTCCTGTCCGAGAAACCCGCCGCAGCAGTGCTCTGCAAAGAACTCGGGATTGATGGCGACCTGATCGGCTCGAACGACCACCTCCGCAGAACCTACATCGTCGTAAACAATCGGCTGATCGAGATGCCGGATGGCCTGATGTTCATGGTGCCAACGAAGATACTGCCGACGGCATTCTCGCCCCTGTTCTCGTGGGGAACAAAGATTCGAATGGCACGGGAGCTGTTCCATCCCCCGCGACCGATGGAGAAGGACGAGACCGTCGCGGAAATGGTCGAGCGGCACTTCGGGCAGGAAGTCGTTGATCGCCTCGCGGACCCGCTGCTCGCCGGGGTCTACGGCGGAGACTCGGCTTCGCTAAGCGCAAGGGCCGTCCTTCCGCGCTTCGTCGAGATGGAAGAGAAGTACGGTTCGTTGAGCCGCGCAATGCTAGCGGCGCGAAAACGTATGCGCGAGATGGCGAAGAATGCGCCGCCACGACCGCTGTTCACATCGCTCAGAAATGGAATGCAGGAATTGGTGGATACCGTCGTCGGGCGACTGACACGCGAGTGGATCCGGACTGGCGTTCGCGTCGACGCGGTTTCGAGGACGGAATGCCGGTGGAAGATCGAGAGCGATCAGGGTGAGGAGCAGTTTGACGCCCTCATCTTTGCGACGCCGGCGAACGTCGCCGGGAAACTTCTTGCACCGACGGACGCTCAACTCGGAGAGGATCTCGCTGCTACGCAATACAGTTCGTCGGCGACTTGCGTTTTGGGTTATGCAATGAAGGATCTCGCGAAGCTGCCGCCCGGATTCGGCTTCCTCGTTCCGCGCACGGAAAACCGGCGCATGCGCGCCTGCACCTTCGTCCACAACAAATTCTCCTACCGCGCTCCCGCAGATAAAGGTCTGCTGAGGTGCTTCCTTGGCGGAGCGAAGGAAGCTGCGACAGTCGAACTGAGCGAAGAAGTGATAACCTCAACGGTTTTGCGCGAGCTCAGAGAGGTCTTGGGACTTAAAGCGGAACCTCGCTTCGTTCGGATCTATCGATGGCGTGGAGCTATGGCACAGTACACGCCCGGTCACATGGCGCGGGTGGCACGCATCGAACAGACGGTTCGGAAGATTCCTAACCTCGCGATCGGCGGGAACGCGTTCCACGGGATCGGAGTGCCAGACTGCGTTCGGATGGGGAAAGAGGCAGCGGTGGCAGTTGCGCCTCAACTCGACCAACAGCCAGGCCTAATCTCAAGCTAGCGGAGCAGCGACCTGCCCAATCGTGGGTTACCCCCGCAACAAAGCCGTCCGTGGAGTGTGGTTCCTCAGGATGAGGATTGCCTGGAGAGGGTACAATCGACGCTTCAGTCCATCCACGATGCTTTTGCTGGATGGCTCAAACGGGCGGCGACTGGGCTGTGAACATCGAAGTGCAGGACTCGAAGCGCGAAACACTATTTGGGGAAGCGACGGCTCTCAGGAAACCTTCCGTTCCGACGAGTGTCCTGGTTTACCTGGTTGTATTTCTCAGCGCATTTCTACTGTTTCAGGTTGAGCTTGTAATAGCCAAGTACATTCTGCCCTGGTTTGGCGGAACTCCGGCGGTGTTCACCACGTGCATGCTGGTGTTCCAGATCTTGCTGCTGCTCGGCTACGGATACGCATTCATCCTTGAGTCGTACGCATCGCCGCGCGTGCAGATGGTGGTGCACGGCCTGGTAACCGCTTCGGCGTTCGGACTCCTTGTTTGGCAAGGGTCTGCCTGGCACGTACCACTTCTACCCGACCAACGACTGCGGCCGCCCGATAGCCTGTTTCCGATCTGGCACATCTTCGTAGTCTTACTCCTGAGCGTCGCGTTGCCGTTCTTTCTGCTCTCAACCACAGGACCTCTTCTCCAGGCCTGGTGGGGACGAATGAATAACGGCCTGCCTTACAAGTTGTACGCTCTGTCAAATGCAGGTTCGGTGATCGCACTGCTGACATATCCAGTACTTTTCGAGCCACACTCTACCCTGAGAACACAAGCCGTTTGGTGGTCAGTGAGTTTCCTGCTGTTTGGCTGTGGCGCAGTTACGGTCGCATGTATTGCGGCGCAGTATCCGGTCTTCCGCCCCTCGCAGTCAGCCGACACAGAGCATAAGCCAAGCTGGAGACGCAAACTCGTTTGGCTCCTGCTGTCATGTTGTGGCTCAATTCTCTTCCTGGCGACGACGAATCAGATCTGCCAGGAAGTTGCTGTGGTGCCTTTTCTGTGGGTGCTGCCGCTCTCGTTATACCTGCTTTCGTTTGTCCTCTGTTTCGGAGTCGAAAGGCACATTTCGCGGGGACTTTGGGTATCGGTTTTGGCTACCGCCACAGTCGTGATAAGCGTTGCCCTGTATGAGCGAGGGATAAGTGTGCCAGTCCAGATCCTGATTTACTCTTTTGCGCTGTTTGCCGGGTGCCTGGTATGTCATGGCGAGTTGGTACGGGCGAAACCATCAACAAAATACCTGACCGGGTTCTATCTAAATCTGGCGGCCGGAGCGGCATTTGGCGCTGTTTGTGTTACGTTGATTTCCCCACTTATTTTCGAAGGTTATTGGGAATTTCACCTGGGGCTATGGTTATGTTGGGCCCTGCTTTGTGCCTTGTCGCTTCTGGACACGTCGTCGTGGATATATCTGCCGAAACCGCTGCTGCTTGCTTTCTGCGCCTTGACCGTATTTGCGGGGCCCCTCTGGGCCGCTTTGAAAACGAGCAAGGTCGGACTGGTAATCGGAATCGTTGCGATTGTCATTCTGCTCGGATTCCTCCTCTCCAGCAAAGCAACCTTATCTCCAGCGACTAAGCTGCGAGCGGCACTTTTTTCCGCGGCATTCACCCTGGTCCTTCTCGGCGCGATCCTGTTCTTCCCGGCAATCGGCTATCTCCACGGTGCGGTGGCGGTTTCGCGCAATTTCTACGGCGTACTCTCGGTGATGAAGAGTTTGAACGTTGCGTCGCCAGCTCTTTTCCTGAGGCATGGACGCACGCTGCACGGCTTTCAGTATGCGGACGCCTCGCAACGAATGTTGCCGACCGGGTATTACGGGCCGCAGAGCGGCATCGGCCTGGTGCTCCGCGACAGGATTAATGCAAGCCCGGCAAAGCCGTTGCGAATTGGGGTGATAGGTCTCGGTGTCGGTACCATCGCCGCTTATGCGCGCCGGGATGATTCAATTCGCTTCTACGAGATTAATCCCGACGTCGTCCGTCTGGCGTATTCGGGGCCGGAAAGACTATTCACGTACCTTCATGATTGCCACGGTCATGTGAGCGTGGTCATGGGCGACGCCCGCGTGTCGCTCGAGCGCGAACTTGCGCAAAAGCAGCCGGGCGACTTCGACGTCCTGGCAATCGATGCGTTCAGCGGAGACAACATCCCCGTTCACCTCCTGACCAGGGAGGCTCTCGCCGTTTATCTCCGCCACCTGAACTCGGCAACCGGCATTCTCGCGTTTCACATCAGCAACAGGTCTCTGGACTTGAGTCCGGTTGTGGCGGCACTCGCGGCGAGCGTCGGCAGAGAAGCCTGGCTGGTCGATTCCATGGATCCGGAAAATGGCCGAAGCGTATGGGTACTCGTCGGAAAATTTCCTGGTCCACTCTCAAGCGATATGGTCCCACTCAACGTGAAACCGGGGTTCCCGGTGTGGACAGATGATTACAGCAGTCTGTTCGCTGTGCTCCGCTAGTGCGCCTGCCTGACGCGTCGATTGCAGAACGTGAATCGAACAGGGGACACTCCTGGCATTTTGGACGGATGTCGAGGTCGCCATCTCGCACGCACCATACAGCGTGTCTGCAACTTCCGTTCCGGGTTCAGGCGAAATCACCTTCAGCTCTGCGGACCGAGGGGACGAGTGTGCCTTTCCGCAGCATCTGGCAGAGCACGGCAAGAGCGACTGCTGGAGGCAGAATGGAGTTCGTCAGGAAGGGCAGGCCGTCCACAACGGGATAGGGCTTCCACAATGTTTCGATGGAGACGGAGATTACAGGAAGCGCGAACATGGTGCCGAGGAGCGCGAGTGCGATCTGGCGCGCGAACTTGGAATAGGGATCGGCGGGCGAGGCCAGGATCAAAGTCACACAAGCTGGGAATAGCAGGATGTGGTTGTAGACCAGTGTGAAATGCGTGGGGATGAGGACCACGGTCAGTGCCAGTACCAGACTTAACGAGACCGACCAGTTGCTTGAAGAGATATCGGACTTACGCGAGCGCCACAACGCGAATATGCCAGCAGCCACGAGAAACAGGGTAAGGATGAGTCCGGCCCAGTGTCCGAGGAAATTCTGAAGCGGGAGGTCAGTGTCGGTGACCTGGCGGTATCCCTGGAGAGAGGCTCGCCAGTTGCCGAACCAGCCTGGGACGATACGTTCGGTCTCGAGCAGGAGAAGACTGAGCGTGATCGCGAACGCGGCGAAGAAGCGCCAGGCTCGGTGGAATAGAGACCAGAGGATGAGCCAGGCGATGATCGGTGCGGCGATTTGCGGCTTAACCGTAGCGATGGCGAGCAGGATTGCAGCGAGTATTGGCCAGTTGCGCCGCAAGCAGACGCAGGCGAGGAAGATGAGGGCGGCGACCAGAAGGGTTGGTTGTTGGAAACGGGCTCCCCAGACGACGGGCCAGTTGATGATGGCGAGAACGGTAATGATGGTGATTTGGGTGCGAGTGATGCTGGGGTGAAAGGTGCGCAGATACATCAAAACGCTGAGGAGCAGAAGGGCCAAAGAGGTTGCGAGAAAGACAGTGCGCGCGGCCTCCCATGAGAAATGCGC of Terriglobia bacterium contains these proteins:
- the hemG gene encoding protoporphyrinogen oxidase, producing the protein MKKIAIIGGGITGLSAAFYLEKERIAGKELEYRLFEASSRLGGSLYSERVDDCLVEAGPDSFLSEKPAAAVLCKELGIDGDLIGSNDHLRRTYIVVNNRLIEMPDGLMFMVPTKILPTAFSPLFSWGTKIRMARELFHPPRPMEKDETVAEMVERHFGQEVVDRLADPLLAGVYGGDSASLSARAVLPRFVEMEEKYGSLSRAMLAARKRMREMAKNAPPRPLFTSLRNGMQELVDTVVGRLTREWIRTGVRVDAVSRTECRWKIESDQGEEQFDALIFATPANVAGKLLAPTDAQLGEDLAATQYSSSATCVLGYAMKDLAKLPPGFGFLVPRTENRRMRACTFVHNKFSYRAPADKGLLRCFLGGAKEAATVELSEEVITSTVLRELREVLGLKAEPRFVRIYRWRGAMAQYTPGHMARVARIEQTVRKIPNLAIGGNAFHGIGVPDCVRMGKEAAVAVAPQLDQQPGLISS
- a CDS encoding glycosyltransferase family 87 protein — its product is MPTDLQAPVPQQSSVAASAPNAGGSKWLAAILLVLIFCPLWHIHIFNRRIPPTYSDLVQRWVGARAALAGKDPYSTEVLRDILAAEYDHYPPRPHDQGVARQGFLYPAHIVLLLAPIAHFSWEAARTVFLATSLALLLLSVLMYLRTFHPSITRTQITIITVLAIINWPVVWGARFQQPTLLVAALIFLACVCLRRNWPILAAILLAIATVKPQIAAPIIAWLILWSLFHRAWRFFAAFAITLSLLLLETERIVPGWFGNWRASLQGYRQVTDTDLPLQNFLGHWAGLILTLFLVAAGIFALWRSRKSDISSSNWSVSLSLVLALTVVLIPTHFTLVYNHILLFPACVTLILASPADPYSKFARQIALALLGTMFALPVISVSIETLWKPYPVVDGLPFLTNSILPPAVALAVLCQMLRKGTLVPSVRRAEGDFA